The Candidatus Deferrimicrobiaceae bacterium genome includes a window with the following:
- a CDS encoding sulfide/dihydroorotate dehydrogenase-like FAD/NAD-binding protein — protein sequence MFTLTESKEIAQKVFFQKIEAPRIARKRKAGQFLVIRKGEMSERIPLTIVNSDPGDGTVTIIYQVVGKSTAELSEMKPGETIQDVVGPLGLPTHIENFGTVVGIGGGIGTAPLLPIATAIKNAGNRLISIIGARTKDLLILEEEMKPISDTLIVTTDDGSYAKKGFVTAALQERIDAGEKIDLCFAIGPVPMMRAVAEVTKPHGIKTVVSLNPIMVDATGMCGACRVTVGGVTRFVCVDGPEFDGHEVDFKELVMRNRAYLKEEKVAMERYQHKDGKCVGGKPPAGKAPAPAPVTKGGGR from the coding sequence TTGTTCACGCTCACCGAAAGCAAAGAGATCGCCCAGAAAGTCTTCTTCCAGAAGATCGAGGCGCCCCGGATCGCGCGCAAACGGAAGGCGGGGCAGTTTCTCGTCATCCGGAAAGGGGAGATGAGCGAGCGCATCCCCCTGACCATCGTGAATTCCGACCCCGGGGACGGGACGGTGACCATCATCTACCAGGTGGTCGGCAAGTCGACTGCGGAGCTCTCCGAGATGAAGCCGGGGGAGACTATCCAGGACGTCGTGGGCCCCCTCGGGCTGCCGACGCACATCGAGAACTTCGGCACCGTCGTCGGAATCGGCGGAGGGATCGGCACGGCGCCCCTGCTCCCCATCGCGACCGCCATCAAGAACGCGGGGAACCGGCTGATCTCGATCATCGGCGCGAGGACGAAAGACCTCCTCATCCTCGAGGAGGAGATGAAGCCGATCAGCGACACCCTGATCGTCACCACCGACGACGGCTCGTACGCCAAGAAGGGCTTCGTCACCGCGGCCCTCCAGGAACGGATCGACGCCGGGGAGAAGATCGACCTGTGCTTCGCCATCGGCCCGGTCCCGATGATGCGGGCGGTGGCGGAGGTCACCAAGCCCCACGGGATCAAGACGGTGGTGAGCTTGAACCCCATCATGGTGGACGCCACGGGGATGTGCGGGGCGTGCCGGGTGACCGTGGGCGGGGTGACCCGGTTCGTCTGCGTGGACGGCCCGGAGTTCGACGGGCACGAGGTCGATTTCAAGGAACTGGTGATGCGCAACCGCGCCTACCTGAAGGAGGAGAAGGTGGCGATGGAACGGTATCAACACAAGGACGGCAAGTGCGTGGGGGGAAAGCCACCGGCAGGCAAAGCCCCGGCCCCCGCCCCCGTGACGAAGGGAGGGGGACGGTAA